One Opitutus sp. ER46 genomic region harbors:
- a CDS encoding DUF3568 family protein has protein sequence MKNSHIRTRIVAALLLLTPVAVTTGCLAVAAGAAGAGTVAYIRGELDASLGHNLDTVDRAANRAAEQLRFVKISESADAISRVITLRTAEDKKVEVHLNRTSDTLTRVRIRVGVFGNESLSRLFLERLQSNL, from the coding sequence ATGAAAAACTCCCATATTCGCACCCGGATTGTTGCCGCCCTCTTGCTTTTGACGCCTGTCGCCGTGACCACGGGCTGCCTAGCCGTCGCGGCCGGCGCCGCCGGGGCCGGGACGGTCGCTTACATCCGCGGGGAGCTCGACGCCTCGCTGGGGCACAATCTCGATACCGTGGACCGAGCCGCGAACCGGGCCGCCGAGCAGCTTCGTTTTGTGAAGATCAGCGAGAGTGCTGACGCGATCTCACGGGTGATCACCCTCCGTACCGCGGAGGACAAGAAGGTCGAGGTCCACCTGAACCGCACCTCCGACACGCTGACGCGGGTGCGCATCCGCGTCGGGGTTTTCGGCAACGAGAGCCTCTCGCGCCTGTTCCTCGAGCGGCTGCAGTCGAACCTGTAG
- a CDS encoding DEAD/DEAH box helicase gives MKPVVPVDVPKMDTAFSKLGLSDALAFAVQEMGYQEPTPIQAQAIPVVLRGGDVIGSAQTGTGKTAAFALPIIQRLGSHGALRCLILEPTRELALQVEEAFQKYAKFTDLRVTIVYGGVGYGKQVEDLRNGVDILAATPGRLLDHMEQGNCSLDHVDILVLDEVDRMLDMGFLPDVKRIVQRCPKSRQTLFFTATLPPEIEQLASWALRDPVKVEIGRVRSPAETVSHGFYPVVASQKFDLLQLLLDRTEFKSVLIFCRTRMGADRIASRLETKGHTVGVMHSDRSQRERVEALDGFKSGRFEVLVATDIAARGLDIAGVSHVINYDVPENPEDYVHRIGRTGRAHNTGEAFTLVTEEDVRDARSIERYMGVSVERKKLEGFPYIYSALFDDKALAESAAPKSTSRLHRGMRR, from the coding sequence GTGAAGCCGGTCGTCCCGGTCGACGTGCCCAAGATGGACACGGCCTTCTCCAAGCTTGGCTTGAGCGACGCGCTCGCGTTTGCCGTGCAGGAGATGGGCTACCAGGAGCCCACGCCGATTCAGGCGCAGGCGATCCCGGTGGTGCTCCGCGGCGGTGACGTGATCGGTTCCGCGCAGACCGGCACCGGCAAGACCGCCGCCTTCGCGCTTCCGATCATCCAGCGCCTCGGCAGCCATGGCGCGCTGCGCTGCCTCATCCTCGAACCCACGCGCGAACTCGCGCTGCAGGTCGAGGAGGCGTTCCAGAAGTACGCCAAGTTCACCGATCTCCGCGTGACCATCGTGTACGGCGGTGTCGGTTACGGGAAGCAGGTCGAGGACCTGCGCAATGGCGTCGACATTCTCGCCGCCACTCCGGGCCGGCTCCTGGACCACATGGAACAGGGCAACTGCTCGCTCGATCACGTCGACATCCTGGTGCTCGACGAGGTCGACCGCATGCTCGACATGGGCTTCCTGCCGGATGTGAAACGCATCGTGCAGCGCTGCCCGAAGAGCCGCCAGACCCTCTTCTTCACCGCGACGCTCCCGCCGGAGATCGAGCAGCTCGCCAGCTGGGCGCTGCGCGACCCAGTGAAGGTCGAGATCGGCCGCGTGCGTTCGCCCGCCGAGACGGTCTCGCATGGGTTCTACCCGGTGGTCGCCTCGCAGAAGTTCGACCTGCTGCAACTGCTGCTCGACCGTACCGAGTTCAAGAGCGTGCTGATCTTCTGCCGCACCCGCATGGGCGCGGATCGCATCGCCTCCCGGCTCGAGACCAAGGGCCACACCGTGGGCGTCATGCACTCCGACCGCAGCCAGCGCGAACGCGTCGAGGCGCTCGATGGCTTCAAGAGCGGCCGGTTCGAGGTGCTCGTCGCGACCGACATCGCGGCCCGCGGCCTCGACATCGCCGGCGTCTCGCACGTCATCAACTACGACGTGCCGGAGAATCCCGAGGACTACGTGCACCGCATCGGCCGCACCGGCCGCGCCCACAACACGGGCGAGGCGTTCACGCTCGTCACGGAGGAGGATGTCCGCGACGCCCGCTCGATCGAGCGCTACATGGGCGTGTCGGTGGAACGCAAGAAGCTCGAGGGCTTCCCTTACATCTACTCCGCGCTGTTCGACGATAAGGCGCTCGCCGAGAGCGCCGCGCCGAAATCCACCAGCCGCCTCCATCGCGGCATGCGGCGCTAA